In the genome of Plasmodium falciparum 3D7 genome assembly, chromosome: 2, one region contains:
- a CDS encoding tyrosine kinase-like protein, putative has translation MGKRIKCNNVSYIRTVRGVYIGRIENGQKNGWGLQINNNGNKYEGLFKNDEKYLFGLELICCLCGHTYRNKVQNGIYEKGKIHYKDVNNISAYNNDDQHDNIHHEKVYHENIHHEKVYHENIHHEKVYHDNINHEKVYHGNIYDHNIYHNNKFNFQYSSENEFAKGNICVHENRYIYIGTYKKGKKHGKGILINYNNYFMYSCIFYKNKIIYVDMLFSKVQKYMNMKNIDMKHYNTHKKKKIYLFLQKEYKNKILGFINFYKHITHKIKKKQENVHDKITFLKCLKELFFVTHTNKENNQMEGIIHTYKNYTINKNDNTYNIFKEKLHNITQGGNKTQHEKRYMKTIYRHAGHENVILNNKRKEKNKSTNMSSDEKKTNKHTNISSDEKKKNKHTNISSDEKKKKKRTNITNDEKTNKHTNIINDEKTNKRTNISNDEKTNKHTTISCDEKKNGYLFLSNEIKTKYCMIENMKKKKESYTMINNNKKKEHLYNLKSMIYQEVQFFHNNSICDHENKKKNRNIEMPFFLKRTKKNNDIEQLVLVKNKYNKCYNLESGKDDIIYNNQKDKIKKDKLKVPFFFKEKGIYNFFNKTVENKEDERFFVHEQNDEKIFTDKVTNDVRTNDIRTNDIRTNDVRTYDVRTNDVRTNDIRTNDIRTNDIRTNDIRTNDIRTNDIPYNIIPNKRETIVDDINSCSNNFTTRSNTDNANSYHMNMYSDSNNFYGNKKKKIKKRNNNKCEYSSIIKNKNQLYNDQIHNNTCVCIKFKTKCCSFKINKLEKKKKESYKCNSHKELKQHDKNLLFNNYIFNDNFLDNVFVLKPPMDEEEKKKNYDKLKRDTFPLFLRKKKKKLFQAQNYIYWNIFELNLFFFLVGIPKEILEIFIYHRLDGYCLKYIDKKILKEMKIKNRMMRKYIYLCIQYLLRLREKYKYKKKSNSKLTEKINEDFILKKEQLHILNLIGRGGYSNVYRCIYGNKNILRINKFFDIHYSINNTALKIFLNKKKNILEYFTELYIVSNLRHPNVTLFLGAINNPRAIVLEYIQYGTLFDILHKYKINMKLQDIIKISKDITAFMSFLHNKGIMHCDLKSSNILISITRDIKICDFGLSVFNKYNKPKYLGIVGTYQWTAPEVLRSEGYTKEADIYSFGVILWEMIHRKIPFSDMKNPLDIIAHVGYANKKLSVTNKNIPDQLKYILHSCLHKNTHKRKSFLFWSEYFDFLYNVTDIPKEDHTSFFF, from the coding sequence atgggaaaaagaataaaatgtaataacGTTTCTTATATAAGAACTGTCAGGGGAGTTTATATCGGCAGAATAGAAAACGGACAAAAGAATGGATGGGgtttacaaataaataataacggaaataaatatgaaggcttatttaaaaatgatgaaaagtaTTTATTCGGGTTAGAATTAATATGTTGTTTGTGTGGTCATACGTATAGGAATAAAGTTCAAAATggaatatatgaaaaaggtaaaattcattataaggatgtaaataatattagtgcttacaataatgatgatcaGCACGACAATATTCATCATGAAAAGGTTTATCATGAAAATATTCATCATGAAAAGGTTTATCATGAAAATATTCATCATGAAAAGGTTTATCATGACAATATTAATCATGAAAAGGTTTATCATGGCAATATTTATGACCAcaatatttatcataataataaatttaatttccAATACAGTAGTGAAAACGAATTTGCCAAGGGAAATATCTGCGTCCATgaaaatagatatatttatataggtacttataaaaaaggaaaaaaacaCGGGAAAggtattttaattaattataacaattattttatgtatagttgtatattttataaaaacaaaattatatacgttgatatgttattttcaaaggttcaaaaatatatgaacatgAAGAATATTGACATGAAACATTATAATAcacataagaaaaaaaaaatttatttattcttacaaaaagaatataaaaacaaaattttgggatttataaatttttataaacatataacacacaaaataaaaaagaaacaagAAAATGTTCATGATAAAATcacttttttaaaatgtctAAAGGAACTCTTTTTTGTCACACATACAAATAAAGAGAATAATCAAATGGAGGGTATAATACatacttataaaaattatactattaataaaaatgataatacatataatattttcaagGAAAAATTACATAACATAACACAGGGGGGAAATAAAACACAACATGAAAAGAGATACATGAAGACAATTTATAGACATGCAGGACATGAAAATGTGATACTTAATAAcaaaaggaaagaaaaaaataaaagcacAAATATGAGTagtgatgaaaaaaaaacaaacaaacatacaaatataagtagtgatgaaaaaaaaaaaaacaaacatacaaatataagtagtgatgaaaaaaaaaaaaaaaaacgtacAAATATAACCaatgatgaaaaaacaaacaaacatacaaatataatcaatgatgaaaaaacaaacaaacgtACAAATATATCCaatgatgaaaaaacaaacaaacataCAACTATAAGttgtgatgaaaaaaaaaatggttatttgtttttgtcaaatgaaataaaaacgAAATATTGTATGatagaaaatatgaaaaaaaaaaaagaaagttaTACAAtgattaataataacaaaaagaaagaacATTTGTACAACTTGAAAAGTATGATTTATCAAGAAGTACAGTTTTTTCACAATAATTCAATATGTGatcatgaaaataaaaaaaagaacaggAATATTGAAatgcctttttttttaaaaagaacaaaaaaaaataatgatattgaACAGTTGGTATtagttaaaaataaatataacaaatgttATAATTTAGAAAGTGGTAAGGatgatattatttataacaatcaaaaggataaaataaaaaaagataaattaaaagtaccgtttttttttaaagaaaaaggtatatataatttttttaataaaactgTTGAAAACAAGGAAGATGAAAGGTTTTTTGTCCATGaacaaaatgatgaaaagatTTTTACTGACAAGGTAACAAATGATGTAAGAACAAATGATATAAGAACAAATGATATAAGAACAAATGATGTAAGAACATATGATGTAAGAACAAATGATGTAAGAACAAATGATATAAGAACAAATGATATAAGAACAAATGATATAAGAACAAATGATATAAGAACAAATGATATAAGAACAAATGATATCCCATATAATATCATACCAAACAAAAGAGAAACCATTGTAGATGATATAAATAGTTGTAGTAATAATTTTACTACAAGAAGTAATACAGACAACGCGAATTCTTATCATATGAATATGTATAgtgatagtaataatttttatggaaataaaaagaaaaaaattaaaaaaaggaataataacaaatgtgAATATTCTTCTATAATTAAGAATAAAAACCAATTATATAATGACCAgatacataataatacatgtgtatgtataaaattcAAAACAAAATGCTgctcttttaaaataaataaacttgaaaaaaaaaaaaaggaaagttATAAATGCAACAGTCATAAAGAATTAAAACAACATGATAAGAACTTGTTGTTTAataattacatttttaatGATAACTTTTTGGATAATGTGTTTGTTTTAAAACCTCCTATGGATgaagaggaaaaaaaaaaaaattatgacaaGTTAAAACGTGATACATTTCcattatttttaagaaaaaagaaaaaaaaattatttcaagctcagaattatatatactggaacatttttgaattaaatttatttttttttttggtaggGATAccaaaagaaatattagaGATTTTTATCTATCATCGTTTGGATGGTTattgtttaaaatatattgataagaagatattaaaagaaatgaaaataaaaaatagaatgatgagaaaatatatatatttatgtatacaatatttattaagattaagagaaaaatataaatataagaagAAAAGTAATAGTAAATTAactgaaaaaataaatgaagattttattttaaagaaagaacaattacatattttaaatttaataggAAGAGGAGGTTATAGTAATGTATATAGATGTATATatggtaataaaaatatattaagaataaataaattttttgatatacattatagtattaataatacagcattaaaaatatttttaaataaaaaaaaaaatatattagaatattttacagaattatatattgtatcaAATTTAAGACATCCAAATGTTACATTATTTTTAGGAGCAATAAATAATCCAAGAGCTATAGTATTAGAATATATTCAATATGGAACTTTATTTGATAtcttacataaatataaaattaatatgaaattacaagatattattaaaatatctaAAGATATAACAGCTTTTATGTCTTTTCTACATAATAAAGGTATTATGCATTGTGATTTAAAATcttcaaatattttaatatccATAACAAGAGATATCAAAATATGTGACTTTGGATTATctgtatttaataaatataacaagCCCAAATATCTTGGTATTGTAGGGACTTATCAATGGACAGCTCCTGAAGTATTAAGAAGTGAAGGATATACAAAAGAAGctgatatatattcttttggAGTTATATTATGGGAAATGATTCATAGAAAAATTCCTTTTAGTGATATGAAAAATCCTTTAGATATTATTGCTCATGTTGGATAtgctaataaaaaattaagtgtaacaaataaaaatataccagaccaattaaaatatatattgcatTCAtgtttacataaaaataccCATAAGCGaaaatcttttttattttggtCTGAATATTTTGATTTCTTATATAATGTTACAGATATACCAAAGGAGGATCACAccagtttttttttttga
- a CDS encoding asparagine--tRNA ligase, with translation MCEKDDITVNEEILQKAQEFQVENEKDIKMKKLKPITEGLLKPEVDLLQISERGSRGRVKICNVLNVPRSEKEYNNNNSDKVENKYIGKIITVCGWSKAIRKQGGGRFCFVNLNDGSCHLNLQIVVNQCIENYEKLLKCGAGCCFRFTGELIISPVQNDNNKKGLLKENVELALNNNDIHNFEIYGENLDPQKYPLSKKNHGKEFLREVAHLRPRSYFISSVIRIRNSLSIATHLFFQSRGFLYIHTPLITTSDCEGGGEMFTVTTLLNENGDIRSIPRINLKNKKKEKREDILNEKNGKKDHMNDSLNNNTCNNNNNNGNSSSSNIVSSPQYEDNYLIDYKKDFFSKQAFLTVSGQLSLENLCSSMGDVYTFGPTFRAENSHTSRHLAEFWMIEPEIAFADLYDNMELAEAYIKYCIDYVLNNNFHDIYYFEENVETNLIKRLKNILNEDFAKITYTNAIEILQNYSDSFEVKVEWGMDLQSEHERFIAEKIFKKPVIVYNYPKDLKAFYMKLNEDNKTVAAMDVLVPKIGEVIGGSQREDNLERLDKMIKEKKLNIDSYWWYRQLRQYGSHPHAGFGLGFERLIMLVTGVDNIKDTIPFPRYPGHAEF, from the coding sequence atgtGTGAGAAAGACGATATTACTGTGAATGAGGAAATTTTACAAAAGGCACAAGAGTTTCAGGTGGAAAATGAGAAGGATATAAAgatgaagaaattaaaaCCAATAACTGAAGGGTTGTTAAAACCAGAGGTCgatttattacaaataaGTGAGAGAGGTAGTCGAGGAAGAGTAAAGATATGTAATGTATTAAATGTTCCAAGAAGCGAaaaggaatataataataataatagtgataaagtagaaaataaatatattggtaaAATAATTACAGTATGTGGTTGGAGTAAAGCTATACGTAAACAAGGAGGTGGAAGATTTTGTTTTGTGAATTTAAATGATGGATCATGTCATTTAAATTTACAGATTGTTGTAAATCAGTGTATAGAAAATTATGAGAAGTTATTAAAATGTGGAGCAGGTTGTTGTTTTCGTTTTACAGGTGAATTAATTATATCACCTGTTcagaatgataataataaaaagggtttattaaaagaaaatgtagaattagcattaaataataatgatattcaTAATTTTGAAATTTATGGTGAAAATTTAGATCCACAGAAATATCCTTTATCTAAAAAGAATCACGGGAAAGAATTTCTAAGAGAAGTAGCACATCTAAGACCTAGAAGTTATTTTATTAGTTCAGTAATTAGAATTAGAAACTCTTTATCTATTGCTAcgcatttattttttcaaagtAGGGGattcttatatattcatacacCTCTTATAACGACCTCAGATTGTGAAGGAGGAGGAGAAATGTTTACAGTCACGACacttttaaatgaaaatggtGATATTCGTAGCATACCAAGGATTAATTtgaaaaacaagaaaaaggaaaaacgTGAAGATATtcttaatgaaaaaaatggaaaaaaggatcatatgaatgatagtttaaataataatacatgtaataataataataataatggtaatagtagtagtagtaatattGTTTCATCTCCACAATATGAAGATAATTATCTTattgattataaaaaagatttTTTTAGTAAACAAGCCTTTTTAACAGTAAGTGGACAATTATCATTAGAAAATTTATGTTCATCTATGGGAGATGTATATACATTCGGACCAACATTTAGAGCTGAAAATTCTCATACTTCTAGACATCTAGCTGAATTTTGGATGATAGAACCCGAAATAGCTTTTGCAGATTTATACGATAATATGGAGCTAGCGGAAgcctatataaaatattgtatCGACtatgttttaaataataattttcatgatatttattattttgaagaAAATGTTGAAACGAATTTAATCAAaagattaaaaaatatattaaatgaagatTTTGCTAAAATTACCTATACTAATGCTATAGAgattttacaaaattattCAGATTCATTCGAAGTGAAAGTTGAATGGGGAATGGATTTACAATCAGAACATGAAAGATTTATAgctgaaaaaatatttaaaaaacctgttattgtatataattatcctAAAGACTTAAAAGCCTTCTATATGaaattaaatgaagataataaaacaGTTGCTGCTATGGATGTTCTCGTACCTAAAATAGGTGAAGTCATTGGTGGCTCACAAAGAGAAGATAATTTAGAACGCCTagataaaatgataaaagaaaaaaaactaaATATAGATAGCTATTGGTGGTATCGACAACTAAGACAATATGGATCACATCCACATGCAGGATTTGGTTTAGGTTTCGAAAGATTGATTATGTTAGTAACAGGAGTTGACAATATAAAGGATACCATACCTTTCCCTAGATATCCTGGTCATGCagaattttaa
- a CDS encoding pseudouridine synthase, putative, whose translation MIGLFRKLTIFRRTFGSVSFSYDINKNILYCDDDYLVVNKKYGMFTFGTSRNKESVLKNLSLLNEDEGKGWNILYKLYSQISGCVLICKNKIIKYNSYDNIFLTLVYGKIENVKNMKEKNYYYNEIKLYLKYLPESNIMITTNNYEDINKMKCLKYEVLNNNIYYQKHNFSLLKLYINACNSQYIKPLLYYSLHTCIVGDNEYINVHKKILQKKKNEKYIIKKEPYLLYNNNNNDHVPNILKSRKFLLKKLNKEKQGNELKLHLHCLNVTFQYQCNKIKSICAPVPSHFKDTLHILGAINIIKNMENIQILKNDNLMENQNQQNKMELLKNKNNNTYEKSIQIKKKHEHKKDEVKYYDNMQDKELFEKQNDNLLKDIYYNKEDDNNKPKINTHLNINETVDTYNHLNDDDMYVDRNTSKKKRLTKRRGILSKDFNKLSKRDAPIFFTDIA comes from the exons ATG ATTGGGTTATTTCGTAAGCTAACAATTTTTAGGAGGACATTTGGTAGTGTATCCTTttcatatgatataaataaaaa CATCCTTTATTGTGATGACGATTATCTTGTtgttaacaaaaaatatggaatGTTCACGTTTGGAACGTCAAGAAATAAAGAAAGTGTTTTGAAGAATTTAAGTTTGTTAAATGAAGATGAAGGAAAAGGATGGAATATACTATACAAATTGTACAGTCAAATTAGTGGTTGTGttttaatatgtaaaaataaaattataaaatataattcttatgataatatatttttaacttTAGTTTATGGTAAAATAGAAAATGTGAAgaatatgaaagaaaaaaattattattataacgaaataaaattatatttaaaatatttaccaGAATCTAATATAATGATTACaacaaataattatgaagatataaataaaatgaaatgtttaaaatatgaagttctaaataataatatttattatcaaaaaCATAATTTTAGTCTTTTAAAATTGTATATTAATGCATGTAACTCACAATATATTAAacctttattatattattcgtTACATACATGTATCGTAGGagataatgaatatataaacgtACATAAGAAAattcttcaaaaaaaaaaaaatgaaaaatatattataaaaaaagaaccatatctattatataataataataataatgatcatgTACCAAATATACTCAAAAGtagaaaatttttattaaaaaaattaaataaagaaaaacaagGAAACGAATTAAAATTACATTTACATTGTCTTAATGTTACTTTTCAATATcaatgtaataaaataaaatctaTATGTGCACCTGTACCCTCTCATTTTAAAGATACCTTACATATTTTAGGTGCTatcaatataattaaaaatatggaaaatatacaaatattaaaaaatgataatttaatGGAAAATCAAAACCAACAGAACAAAATGGAActcttaaaaaataaaaataataacacatACGAAAAATCTAtacaaatcaaaaaaaaacacgAACATAAAAAAGATGAAGTTAAATATTATGACAACATGCAAGACAAAGAACTCTTTGAAAAACAGAATGATAActtattaaaagatatatattataataaagaggatgataataataaacctAAAATTAATACACATTTAAATATCAACGAAACTGTTGATACATATAATCATTTAAACGACGATGATATGTATGTTGATAGAAACAcctccaaaaaaaaaagacttACAAAAAGGAGGGGTATCTTATCAAAGGATTTTAACAAACTATCAAAAAGAGACGCtcctatattttttacagatattgcataa
- a CDS encoding peptide chain release factor subunit 1, putative: MEDHDANVEQWKIKRLIKKLENAKGNGTSMISLIIKNKDEVSRINKMLADELGTASNIKSRVNRLSVLSAITSTQQKLKLYNKTPPKGLVVYCGTVITEDGKEKKMSIDFEPFRPINTSLYLCDNKFHVEALKELLESDDKFGFIIVDGNGALFGTIQGNTREVIRRFTVDLPKKHGRGGQSALRFARLRLEKRHNYVRKVAEVATSVFITNDKVNVTGIVLAGSADFKNDLLNSDMFDQRLFAKVIKIVDISYGGDNGFNQAIELSSEALQNVKFIQEKKLIGKFFEEIAQDTGKVVYGIDDTLKALEIGAVELLILYEGLDIIRLTTKNPVTNQTKTMHISPCDEKQESLYKENNVELEVVEKISLTDWVIGNYKKYGASLDFVTNKSQEGAQFQKGFGGFGGMLRYKIDLNLYDEDVESDVELF, translated from the exons ATGGAAGACCACGATGCTAATGTAGAAcaatggaaaataaaaagattaaTAAAGAAACTTGAGAATGCAAAAGG AAATGGAACCAGTATGATTAGTTTGATAATTAAAAACAAAGATGAAGTTTCAAGAATTAACAAAATGCTTGCTGATGAATTGGGAACTGcttcaaatataaaaagcaGAGTTAATAGACTTAGTGTTTTGTCTGCCATTACCTCAACACAGcaaa AGCTAAAGCTGTATAACAAGACGCCCCCCAAAGGTCTAGTTGTTTATTGTGGAACAGTGATCACAGAAGATggaaaggaaaagaaaatgtCCATTGATTTTGAACCATTCAGGCCAATAAATACgagtttatatttatgtgacAATAAGTTTCACGTAGAGGCATTAAAAGAGTTATTGGAAAGTGATGACAAATTTGGATTTATTATAGTAGATGGTAATGGTGCATTATTTGGAACAATACAAGGAAACACAAGAGAAGTGATTAGAAGATTTACCGTTGATTTACCAAAAAAGCATGGAAGAGGAGGACAGAGTGCTTTACGTTTTGCTCGTTTAAGATTAGAAAAAAGACATAACTATGTAAGAAAAGTAGCTGAAGTTGCAACATCTGTATTTATAACAAATGACAAGGTGAATGTAACAGGTATCGTGTTAGCGGGTAGTGCtgattttaaaaatgatttattaaatagtGATATGTTTGATCAGAGATTATTTGCAAAAGTTATTAAGATTGTTGATATATCATATGGTGGAGATAATGGATTTAACCAAGCTATTGAATTAAGTTCTGAAGCTTTACAGAATGTGAAATTTATTCaagagaaaaaattaattggTAAATTTTTTGAAGAAATAGCTCAAGATACAGGTAAAGTTGTATATGGTATAGATGATACTTTAAAGGCATTAGAAATTGGAGCAGTAGAAttgttaattttatatgaagGTTTAGATATTATTAGATTAACTACAAAAAACCCTGTAACCAATCAAACCAAAACTATGCATATTTCGCCATGTGATGAAAAACAagaatcattatataaagaaaataatgtgGAATTAGAAGTAGTAGAAAAAATCTCGTTAACTGATTGGGTTATtggtaattataaaaaatatggagCTTCTTTAGATTTTGTAACAAACAAATCACAAGAAGGCGCACAATTTCAAAAAGGTTTTGGAGGTTTTGGTGGAATGTTAAGGTATAAAATTGATTTAAATCTTTACGATGAGGATGTTGAAAGTGACGTcgaattattttaa
- a CDS encoding UDP-N-acetylglucosamine transferase subunit ALG14, putative: MLFLFLCIIINTLVFLWFVINIFLKSSNTYKDKGRNEMVEMGVVLGSGGHTYEMIQILKQIKNSNILFNFFYSHNDNLSKIKTENELVNYQKNFFVIPRCRNVGDSYSLSFIKFIFSFLYCIFLTYKMKNMKVIMVNGPGVCVPLVYSLIFRKYIFLKNIKIVYIESICRVYSLSLSAKLLYYFADLFVVFSEHLKKKYKKAKYYGYFF, encoded by the coding sequence atgctgtttctttttctttgtattattattaatacattaGTGTTCTTATGGTTtgtcataaatatttttttgaaaagtagtaatacatataaagatAAGGGAAGAAATGAAATGGTTGAAATGGGCGTAGTACTTGGATCTGGAGGTCATACTTATGAAATGATTCAAATacttaaacaaataaaaaatagcaatattctttttaatttcttttattcaCATAATGACAATttaagtaaaataaaaacagaaAATGAATTGGTTAATTAtcaaaagaatttttttgtaataccAAGATGTCGAAATGTTGGAGATTCCTATTCTTTgtcatttataaaattcattttttcatttttatattgtatttttttaacatataaaatgaagaatatgaAAGTAATTATGGTTAATGGTCCAGGCGTATGTGTACCCCTCGTATATTCATTGATATTTCGAAAATATATCTttctaaaaaatattaaaattgtcTATATAGAAAGTATATGCAGAGTTTATTCTTTATCTTTAAGTGCTaaacttttatattattttgctGATTTGTTTGTTGTTTTTTCTGAACAtttaaagaagaaatataaaaaagcaaAATATTATGGATACTTTTTCTGA
- a CDS encoding GDP-fructose:GMP antiporter, putative, translated as MRNNLIVFICITLYLISSITCVFINKYVLMENTIDSVLLIFVQHISCLMFMFFFKDIFFLKKERDEKNIKESIFSLYNEIKELWPLIITFNFTLVFGNICLKYTSISFYQLARSMTLPFNFFFSYFFFKQIKFNLLMIISCIIVSIGFLIFSLDAVNTNYNSVLYGTIVSIIQAIHLNLIKKKLIIYKDKMVMLYYNLIYSSIILFIYLFITRDIFVLVHLDKRLTFYLILSCISSIFVTFSSFLCIHYTDNVVFNMFGNVKSTVQTFMSKYYNSENFNTHTIIGIILTTSGSCLYTCCSEYSKKRKITSK; from the exons atgAGAAATAATTTGATTGtgtttatttgtataacCTTGTATTTAATATCATCCATAACGTGTgtgtttataaataaatatgtgttAATGGAAAATACTATAGATAgtgttttattaatatttgtacAACATATATCTTGTTTGatgtttatgtttttttttaaagatatattttttttaaaaaaagaaagagatgaaaaaaatattaaagaatctattttttctttatataatgaaataaaagagTTATGGCCTTTAATTATAacatttaattttacattAGTTTTTGGGAATATATGCTTAAAATATACAAGCATATCTTTTTATCAGCTAGCCAGATCTATGACCTTAccattcaatttttttttttcgtactttttttttaagcaaataaaatttaatcttttaatgataatatcaTGTATTATAGTGTCCATAGgatttctaattttttctcTCGACGCAGTAAATACCAATTATAATTCTGTATTATACg GTACCATCGTTTCAATTATTCAGGCTATACACCTCAATTtgataaagaagaaattaattatatacaaagaTAAAATGGTAATGTTATATtacaatttaatatattcttctattatcttatttatatatttgtttataacaAGAGATATATTTGTACTAGTGCATTTGGATAAGCGACTTACATTCTATCTTATTTTATCAT GTATATCCTCCATATTTGTTACCTTCTCTTCTTTTCTCTGCATTCACTATACAGATAATGttgtttttaatatgtttGGTAATGTAAAGTCTACTGTGCAAACATTTATGAGTAAATATTACAACTCAGAAAATTTTAACACACACACTATAATAGGAATAATATTAACCACCTCGGGGTCCTGTTTATATACGTGTTGTAGTGAATATtcaaagaaaaggaaaataacgAGCAAATAA
- a CDS encoding ribosomal protein L12, mitochondrial, putative, protein MKRNKILLRRYFSSDNIFNKNVKNGHTLLLYNKIRNNLVLKKYVSSSIFDVFDKIKDSNNKEHDETTDENINKKRKPSKKVLKLVDEILNLTLIEAADLCDLCQEKLEGNQKFNNSFFINRNPFPHPSNFFGANQNIFPQPTAQNAMNINTNLVNDHTTCTTDSTLYSKEEKSEKKKNEEKKNTKSTFNVKLEKFDVKNKINTIKEIRKITNVGLKEAKDMVESAPFYIQKSVPSEKAEEMKKSFEQLGATIILE, encoded by the exons ATGAAAAGGAATAAAATACTACTAAGAAGATATTTCAGCAGTgataacatttttaataaaaatgtaaaaaatggaCATACCCTTTTgctttataataaaataagaaataatttagtcttaaaaaaatatgttagtAGTAGTATTTTTGATGTATtcgataaaataaaagattctaataataaagaacatGACGAAACAAcagatgaaaatataaataaaaaaagaaaaccaTCTAAAAAAGTGTTAAAACTTGTAGAtgaaattttaaatttaacaTTAATAGAAGCAGCTGATTTATGTGATTTATGTCAAGAAAAATTAGAAGGAAatcaaaaatttaataattccttttttattaatagaaATCCTTTTCCTCATCCATCTAATTTTTTTGGTGCtaatcaaaatattttcCCACAACCTACTGCACAGAATGcgatgaatataaatacgAATCTTGTAAATGATCATACTACATGTACTACAGATTCTACACTTTATagtaaagaagaaaaatcagaaaaaaaaaaaaatgaagagaaaaaaaatacgaaAAGTACATTCAATGTAAAACTAGAAAAATTTGacgtaaaaaataaaattaataccattaaagaaataagaaaaattacTAACGTAGGATTAAAGGAAGCGAAAGATATGGTAGAAAGTGCTCCCTTCTACATACAAAAAA gtgTACCTTCTGAAAAAGCcgaagaaatgaaaaaaagttTTGAACAACTAGGTGCAACAATAATTttggaataa